One window of Mesorhizobium sp. PAMC28654 genomic DNA carries:
- a CDS encoding sugar ABC transporter ATP-binding protein, which yields MEHGHSLSSEHNAVAPDRSDTVLSAEHISKSFGGIAALTDVGFDLRRGEVHALMGENGAGKSTLMKILSGVYTGYDGTVRIDGSMVSFTGVRDAEDAGIAIIHQELNLVPELSVADNIFLGREKLIAGLIVDRKASSRAAAALLQRLGIELDPAAPVGSLRVGEQQLVEIAKALSMSARILIMDEPTSALSPAECQRLFRIIGQLAESGVAIVYISHRIDEVMHLANRVTVFRDGRHVLTESMDELDENAIISAMVGRDLLASSQDERDPGGKVVLSVSNLSLAKPDRQGWRLVIDGISFDLAAGEILGIGGLLGSGRTEILEAIFGSSDGRTGGEIRIDDAPVDIRSPRDARRLGIALVTEDRKTQGLHLQASITDNVALPLVGALARFGIRALAGEQGLARHAVKALGIRCGTIDQPAGTLSGGNQQKVVIGKWLATRPRVLLLDEPTRGIDVGAKREIYDLIFKLARDGLAIAVISSELPELLHLSDRILVMADGRQTGILSRDAASEEAIMRLAAPRRTISRPAA from the coding sequence ATGGAACACGGCCATTCCCTTTCGTCGGAGCACAATGCGGTAGCGCCGGATCGCTCGGACACGGTCCTGAGCGCGGAGCATATTTCCAAGAGCTTCGGCGGCATCGCAGCGCTTACCGATGTCGGCTTCGACCTGCGTCGCGGCGAGGTCCACGCCTTGATGGGCGAAAACGGCGCCGGCAAATCGACGCTGATGAAGATCCTCTCCGGCGTCTATACCGGCTATGACGGCACGGTCCGCATCGACGGCAGCATGGTCAGCTTCACAGGCGTTCGTGACGCCGAGGATGCCGGCATCGCCATCATCCATCAGGAACTCAACCTGGTTCCTGAGCTCAGCGTCGCCGACAATATTTTTCTCGGGCGCGAGAAGCTGATCGCCGGGCTGATCGTCGACCGCAAGGCGAGCAGCCGCGCAGCCGCAGCATTGCTGCAGAGGCTCGGCATCGAACTCGATCCGGCGGCGCCTGTCGGTTCCCTGCGTGTCGGCGAGCAGCAATTGGTCGAGATCGCCAAGGCCTTGTCGATGTCGGCGCGCATCCTGATCATGGATGAACCGACCTCGGCGCTGTCGCCAGCCGAATGCCAAAGGCTGTTCCGGATCATCGGCCAGCTTGCCGAAAGCGGCGTCGCCATCGTCTACATCTCGCACCGCATCGATGAAGTCATGCATCTCGCTAATCGCGTCACCGTGTTTCGCGACGGACGCCATGTGTTGACCGAGTCGATGGACGAGTTGGACGAGAATGCCATCATTTCGGCGATGGTCGGGCGGGACCTGCTCGCATCCTCCCAAGATGAGCGGGATCCCGGCGGCAAGGTTGTGCTTTCGGTCAGCAACCTGTCCTTGGCGAAACCCGACCGTCAAGGCTGGCGGCTTGTGATCGATGGTATCAGCTTCGATCTTGCCGCCGGCGAAATCCTCGGCATAGGCGGGCTGCTGGGCTCGGGCCGTACCGAGATCCTGGAAGCGATTTTCGGCTCCAGCGACGGTCGCACCGGCGGCGAAATCCGGATCGACGATGCGCCCGTGGATATCCGCTCACCCCGCGACGCAAGGCGGCTGGGCATCGCGCTGGTGACCGAGGACCGCAAGACGCAAGGCCTGCATCTGCAGGCGTCGATCACCGACAATGTCGCGCTGCCGCTGGTCGGTGCGCTGGCGCGGTTTGGCATCCGCGCATTAGCCGGCGAACAGGGACTGGCGCGGCATGCGGTCAAAGCGCTCGGCATCCGCTGCGGGACCATCGACCAGCCAGCCGGCACGCTGTCCGGCGGCAACCAGCAGAAGGTCGTCATCGGCAAGTGGCTGGCGACGAGGCCAAGGGTACTGTTGCTGGACGAGCCGACGCGCGGCATCGACGTCGGTGCCAAGCGCGAGATCTACGACCTCATCTTCAAGCTGGCGCGGGACGGCCTCGCCATCGCCGTCATCAGTTCCGAACTGCCCGAGCTTCTGCATCTCTCCGACCGCATCCTGGTGATGGCCGACGGCCGCCAGACAGGCATTCTTTCCCGCGATGCGGCCAGCGAAGAGGCGATCATGCGCCTCGCGGCACCCCGACGGACGATATCGAGACCAGCCGCATGA
- a CDS encoding LacI family DNA-binding transcriptional regulator: protein MLHVADAARVSVATVSALINGTATVSPELSQRIEQAIRDIGYKRNAIARSLKMGTTRTIGLTVPHITNPFFTDVVSVIQQAFDRAGYAVMLCCTDEDLNTQDDQIRLLLDRMVDGLIVARVGDGAILKGIVDDANVPVVLLDRICEGVDTDTVVLDNQRAVFDAITYLINLGHRRIGYITGTSDISPMHDRMAGYREALHAAGLPIAEELIRSGNFHEIDGYNATMQLLSSHDRPSAIFSANNPMVIGTMKAIRDIGLSCPEDISVACFDDFPWSDVFQPQLTTVAQPVQAIGEQAANLLLDRLAGNRDAPPRKLVLKGRLMIRNSCRPLGAIAQSA, encoded by the coding sequence ATGCTTCATGTGGCCGATGCGGCGCGTGTCTCGGTCGCCACGGTGTCGGCGCTGATCAACGGCACGGCGACCGTCAGTCCGGAGCTCAGCCAGCGCATCGAACAGGCGATCCGCGATATCGGTTACAAACGCAACGCGATCGCCCGCAGCCTGAAGATGGGCACGACGCGCACCATCGGCCTGACCGTCCCGCACATCACCAACCCGTTCTTCACCGATGTCGTCTCGGTGATCCAGCAGGCCTTCGACCGTGCAGGCTATGCGGTCATGCTGTGCTGCACCGATGAAGATCTGAACACCCAGGACGACCAGATCAGGCTGCTGCTCGACCGCATGGTCGACGGGCTGATCGTGGCGCGCGTCGGCGACGGTGCGATCCTCAAGGGGATCGTCGATGACGCCAATGTGCCCGTGGTGCTGCTCGACCGCATCTGCGAAGGCGTCGACACCGATACGGTGGTCCTCGACAACCAGCGCGCCGTGTTCGACGCGATCACCTACCTGATCAATCTTGGCCATCGACGCATCGGCTACATCACCGGCACATCCGATATTTCACCCATGCATGACCGCATGGCGGGATATCGCGAGGCGCTTCACGCCGCCGGCCTGCCGATAGCGGAGGAGTTGATTCGCTCCGGCAATTTCCACGAGATCGACGGCTACAACGCCACCATGCAACTGCTGTCCTCGCATGATCGGCCAAGCGCGATCTTCTCGGCCAACAACCCGATGGTCATCGGCACGATGAAGGCGATCCGCGACATCGGGCTGTCCTGCCCGGAGGATATTTCGGTTGCTTGCTTCGACGATTTTCCGTGGTCGGACGTCTTTCAGCCGCAACTGACCACCGTGGCGCAGCCGGTGCAGGCGATCGGCGAGCAGGCGGCCAATCTTCTGCTTGATCGTCTCGCCGGCAACAGAGACGCGCCGCCGCGCAAGCTGGTCCTCAAGGGCCGCCTGATGATCCGCAACTCATGCCGTCCGCTGGGAGCGATTGCACAGAGCGCCTGA